One stretch of Nicotiana tabacum cultivar K326 chromosome 18, ASM71507v2, whole genome shotgun sequence DNA includes these proteins:
- the LOC107825750 gene encoding putative E3 ubiquitin-protein ligase SINAT1: MAPGGSNYQDIGDSRSGYADYGIAPESSEFKSSPFRKSSAIIGGKQGAGSNSAVHELLECPVCMNPMYPPIHQCPNGHTLCHKCKKKVHVCPICRHELGNIRCLALEKIAESLELPCRYQIFGCQDIFTYQTRLLHEQNCRFRPYNCPYAGSECAVTGDIQYLVTHLKDDHKVDMHDGCTFNHRYVKSNPQEVENATWMLTVFNCFGHQFCLHFEAFNLGLAPVYMAFLRFMGDDDDAKRFSYSLEVGGFSRKLTWQGVPRSIRDSHKTVRDSLDGLIIQRSMALFFSGGDRKELKLKIAGRIWREPL, translated from the exons ATGGCTCCCGGAGGCAGCAATTACCAGGATATTGGCGATTCCCGAAGTGGATATGCTGATTATGGTATTGCACCAGAAAGCTCTGAATTCAAAAGCTCCCCTTTTAGAAAATCTTCAGCTATTATTGGTGGGAAGCAGGGAGCGGGATCTAATAGCGCTGTTCATGAGCTACTTGAATGCCCTGTTTGTATGAATCCAATGTACCCGCCCATTCACCAG TGTCCAAACGGCCACACGTTATGCCACAAATGCAAGAAAAAAGTACATGTATGCCCAATTTGCCGCCATGAGCTTGGAAACATAAGATGTCTAGCGCTGGAGAAAATTGCTGAATCGCTGGAATTGCCATGCCGATACCAAATTTTTGGCTGTCAAGACATATTCACCTATCAGACTAGGCTTCTACATGAGCAGAACTGCAGATTTCGACCATACAATTGCCCGTATGCAGGATCTGAATGCGCTGTTACTGGTGATATTCAGTACCTCGTTACACACCTAAAAGATGATCACAAGGTTGACATGCATGATGGGTGTACCTTCAATCATCGTTATGTCAAATCTAATCCTCAAGAAGTTGAGAATGCTACATGGATGTTGACA GTTTTCAACTGTTTTGGTCACCAGTTTTGCCTGCACTTCGAGGCTTTCAACCTTGGATTGGCACCAGTGTACATGGCATTCCTTCGTTTTATGGGTGACGATGATGATGCAAAAAGATTTAGTTATAGTCTTGAAGTAGGTGGATTTAGCAGAAAGTTAACATGGCAAGGAGTACCGAGGAGCATCCGTGATAGTCATAAAACTGTTCGAGACAGTTTAGATGGCCTGATTATTCAAAGGAGCATGGCACTCTTCTTCTCTGGTGGTGACAGGAAGGAGCTGAAGCTAAAGATAGCTGGCCGCATTTGGAGAGAACCATTATAA
- the LOC107825751 gene encoding GTP-binding protein BRASSINAZOLE INSENSITIVE PALE GREEN 2, chloroplastic isoform X1: protein MLIRSLSPSKLKKLLLPLSLSPSTHTAPIPNSIPPILEKTLYTQNPAKTLFPHFLFRNFSTPSKIQSLPLSRDGNFEEVTSNVICRGCGVTMQDSDPKQPGYFIKPSIKSPNYRERINKNPIVDEPEISVSLKRGLLNEVVECENQENLETPSEKIEKPVVCARCHSLRHYGKVKDPSVENLLPDFDFDHTVGRRLMWSTGARAVVLMVVDASDFDGSFPRKVAQLVSRTIEENSRAWKEGKSGNVPRMVLVVTKIDLLPSSLSPTRLEHWVRTRAREGGAVKLTSVHMVSAVRDWGVKNLVDDVVGLAGPRGHIWAVGAQNAGKSTLINAIGKCFGGKVTHLTEAPVPGTTLGILRVEGVLPGNAKLFDTPGLLHPHQISTRLTRDEQKLVHISKELRPRTYRIKGGHSVHIGGLMRLDVEELSVDSVYVTVWASPLIPLHMGRTENVSTMLEEHFGRQLQPPIGEGRLEELGKWLKREFHVSGNSWDSSSVDVAASGLGWFAIGLKGEAKIGVWTYDGVDVIVRNALLPNKSYNFEVAGFTVSEIVSKADRSSNKQRHSEKKRKLNDSTAEKIAEPSTVDVVSTTC from the exons ATGCTAATCCGATCACTTTCTCCATCAAAGCTGAAGAAACTCCTTCTACCACTTTCTCTCTCACCATCTACACACACAGCTCCTATACCCAACTCAATACCTCCAATTCTTGAAAAAACTCTTTATACCCAAAACCCTGCTAAAACCCTATTCCCTCATTTCTTGTTCAGAAACTTCTCTACAccctcaaaaatccaatctttacCACTTTCTAGAGATGGGAATTTTGAGGAAGTTACTTCTAATGTCATTTGCCGTGGTTGTGGTGTCACTATGCAAGATTCTGACCCAAAACAACCAGGGTATTTCATTAAACCTTCAATTAAAAGCCCAAATTATAGAGAACGCATTAACAAGAATCCAATTGTTGATGAGCCAGAAATATCAGTTTCTCTAAAAAGGGGTTTGCTTAATGAGGTTGTAGAATGTGAAAATCAAGAGAATCTTGAAACCCCATCTGAGAAAATTGAAAAGCCAGTAGTTTGTGCTAGGTGTCATAGTTTAAGGCATTATGGGAAAGTTAAGGACCCTAGTGTAGAGAATTTGTTGCCTGATTTCGATTTTGATCATACTGTTGGGAGGAGGTTGATGTGGAGTACGGGGGCGAGGGCTGTTGTTTTAATGGTAGTTGATgcatcagattttgatggatcATTTCCTAGGAAAGTAGCTCAGTTAGTTTCTAGGACAATTGAAGAGAATTCCCGGGCGTGGAAGGAGGGAAAATCAGGGAATGTACCTAGAATGGTGTTGGTAGTTACAAAGATTGATCTTTTACCTAGCTCATTGTCACCTACTAGGCTTGAACATTGGGTTAGAACAAGGGCGAGAGAGGGCGGGGCGGTTAAGTTGACGAGTGTGCATATGGTTAGTGCAGTGAGGGATTGGGGAGTGAAGAATTTGGTCGATGACGTAGTGGGATTGGCTGGGCCAAGAGGGCATATTTGGGCAGTAGGGGCACAAAATGCTGGGAAAAGTACATTGATTAATGCAATAGGAAAGTGTTTTGGTGGGAAGGTAACTCATTTAACGGAGGCTCCGGTGCCAGGGACTACATTGGGGATTTTGAGAGTGGAAGGGGTACTTCCAGGGAATGCCAAGTTGTTCGATACCCCGGGGCTTTTACATCCTCATCAGATTTCGACGAGGTTGACGAGGGATGAGCAGAAGCTAGTTCATATAAGTAAAGAGTTGAGGCCAAGGACATATAGGATCAAG GGAGGACATTCAGTTCATATAGGCGGGCTCATGCGGTTGGATGTGGAAGAATTATCTGTTGATTCTGTGTATGTTACAGTTTGGGCATCTCCGCTGATTCCACTTCATATGGGGAGGACAGAGAATGTCAGCACAATGCTGGAAGAACATTTTGGGCGTCAGCTGCAG CCGCCGATTGGAGAGGGGCGACTTGAGGAGCTAGGGAAATGGTTGAAGAGGGAATTTCATGTGAGCGGGAACTCATGGGATTCAAGTTCTGTTGATGTTGCTGCTTCAGGTCTTGGTTGGTTTGCCATTGGACTTAAGGGAGAGGCTAAAATAGGTGTCTGGACATATGATGGCGTTGATGTCATAGTTCGTAATGCATTACTTCCAAACAAATCATATAATTTTGAAGTTGCTGGCTTTACTGTTTCAGAAATTGTTTCCAAAGCTGACCGTTCTTCAAATAAGCAGCGCCATAGTGAGAAGAAGAGGAAATTAAACGACTCTACTGCAGAAAAAATTGCAGAACCATCAACTGTCGATGTGGTATCAACTACTTGCTAA
- the LOC107825751 gene encoding GTP-binding protein BRASSINAZOLE INSENSITIVE PALE GREEN 2, chloroplastic isoform X2 translates to MLIRSLSPSKLKKLLLPLSLSPSTHTAPIPNSIPPILEKTLYTQNPAKTLFPHFLFRNFSTPSKIQSLPLSRDGNFEEVTSNVICRGCGVTMQDSDPKQPGYFIKPSIKSPNYRERINKNPIVDEPEISVSLKRGLLNEVVECENQENLETPSEKIEKPVVCARCHSLRHYGKVKDPSVENLLPDFDFDHTVGRRLMWSTGARAVVLMVVDASDFDGSFPRKVAQLVSRTIEENSRAWKEGKSGNVPRMVLVVTKIDLLPSSLSPTRLEHWVRTRAREGGAVKLTSVHMVSAVRDWGVKNLVDDVVGLAGPRGHIWAVGAQNAGKSTLINAIGKCFGGKVTHLTEAPVPGTTLGILRVEGVLPGNAKLFDTPGLLHPHQISTRLTRDEQKLVHISKELRPRTYRIKGGHSVHIGGLMRLDVEELSVDSVYVTVWASPLIPLHMGRTENVSTMLEEHFGRQLQKLFPKLTVLQISSAIVRRRGN, encoded by the exons ATGCTAATCCGATCACTTTCTCCATCAAAGCTGAAGAAACTCCTTCTACCACTTTCTCTCTCACCATCTACACACACAGCTCCTATACCCAACTCAATACCTCCAATTCTTGAAAAAACTCTTTATACCCAAAACCCTGCTAAAACCCTATTCCCTCATTTCTTGTTCAGAAACTTCTCTACAccctcaaaaatccaatctttacCACTTTCTAGAGATGGGAATTTTGAGGAAGTTACTTCTAATGTCATTTGCCGTGGTTGTGGTGTCACTATGCAAGATTCTGACCCAAAACAACCAGGGTATTTCATTAAACCTTCAATTAAAAGCCCAAATTATAGAGAACGCATTAACAAGAATCCAATTGTTGATGAGCCAGAAATATCAGTTTCTCTAAAAAGGGGTTTGCTTAATGAGGTTGTAGAATGTGAAAATCAAGAGAATCTTGAAACCCCATCTGAGAAAATTGAAAAGCCAGTAGTTTGTGCTAGGTGTCATAGTTTAAGGCATTATGGGAAAGTTAAGGACCCTAGTGTAGAGAATTTGTTGCCTGATTTCGATTTTGATCATACTGTTGGGAGGAGGTTGATGTGGAGTACGGGGGCGAGGGCTGTTGTTTTAATGGTAGTTGATgcatcagattttgatggatcATTTCCTAGGAAAGTAGCTCAGTTAGTTTCTAGGACAATTGAAGAGAATTCCCGGGCGTGGAAGGAGGGAAAATCAGGGAATGTACCTAGAATGGTGTTGGTAGTTACAAAGATTGATCTTTTACCTAGCTCATTGTCACCTACTAGGCTTGAACATTGGGTTAGAACAAGGGCGAGAGAGGGCGGGGCGGTTAAGTTGACGAGTGTGCATATGGTTAGTGCAGTGAGGGATTGGGGAGTGAAGAATTTGGTCGATGACGTAGTGGGATTGGCTGGGCCAAGAGGGCATATTTGGGCAGTAGGGGCACAAAATGCTGGGAAAAGTACATTGATTAATGCAATAGGAAAGTGTTTTGGTGGGAAGGTAACTCATTTAACGGAGGCTCCGGTGCCAGGGACTACATTGGGGATTTTGAGAGTGGAAGGGGTACTTCCAGGGAATGCCAAGTTGTTCGATACCCCGGGGCTTTTACATCCTCATCAGATTTCGACGAGGTTGACGAGGGATGAGCAGAAGCTAGTTCATATAAGTAAAGAGTTGAGGCCAAGGACATATAGGATCAAG GGAGGACATTCAGTTCATATAGGCGGGCTCATGCGGTTGGATGTGGAAGAATTATCTGTTGATTCTGTGTATGTTACAGTTTGGGCATCTCCGCTGATTCCACTTCATATGGGGAGGACAGAGAATGTCAGCACAATGCTGGAAGAACATTTTGGGCGTCAGCTGCAG AAATTGTTTCCAAAGCTGACCGTTCTTCAAATAAGCAGCGCCATAGTGAGAAGAAGAGGAAATTAA
- the LOC107825752 gene encoding large ribosomal subunit protein P1-like has product MSIGEIACTYACLILNDEDIPITAEKISALVKAANVTVEPYWPLLFAKLAEKRNLGDLIMNVGTGGGGAAVAVAAPTGGASAGAAAAAPAAEEKKEEPKEESDDDMGFSLFD; this is encoded by the exons ATGTCGATCGGAGAAATAGCTTGCACTTACGCTTGTTTGATCCTCAACGATGAGGACATTCCAATCACT GCAGAGAAAATTTCTGCTTTAGTGAAAGCAGCTAATGTGACAGTCGAGCCTTACTGGCCTCTGCTGTTTGCTAAGCTTGCTGAGAAGAGAAACCTTGGGGATCTCATCATGAATGTTGGTACTGGTGGCGGTGGTGCTGCAGTTGCTGTTGCTGCTCCCACTGGTGGTGCCAGTGCCGGTGCTGCAGCTGCTGCCCCTGCTGCGGAGGAAAAGAAG GAAGAGCCCAAGGAAGAAAGTGATGACGACATGGGATTCAGTCTGTTTGATTAG